In a single window of the Acetivibrio clariflavus DSM 19732 genome:
- a CDS encoding PadR family transcriptional regulator, which yields MNIQFKKGVLELCVLSLLAERDYYGYEIVNKISEEIEMSNGTIYPLLKRLYDDGYFETYMKEPIDGPPRKYYKITPLGIEAKKKLEKEWFQFVERVNNIVKNNGRTYEKK from the coding sequence ATGAATATACAGTTTAAAAAGGGAGTATTAGAATTGTGTGTATTATCATTACTTGCAGAAAGGGATTATTATGGATATGAAATAGTTAACAAAATTTCAGAGGAAATTGAAATGTCCAATGGGACGATATATCCTCTTCTTAAAAGGTTATACGATGATGGATATTTTGAAACATATATGAAGGAACCAATAGATGGTCCCCCAAGGAAATATTACAAGATAACTCCATTAGGAATTGAGGCGAAAAAAAAGCTTGAAAAAGAATGGTTCCAATTTGTTGAAAGGGTAAACAATATTGTTAAGAATAACGGGAGGACGTATGAAAAAAAGTGA